From the genome of Odocoileus virginianus isolate 20LAN1187 ecotype Illinois chromosome 16, Ovbor_1.2, whole genome shotgun sequence, one region includes:
- the LOC110152645 gene encoding cathepsin G-like has protein sequence MQPLLLLVAFLLAPRVWAGQIIGGREARPHSHPYMAYIQTLTPAGLTICGGFLVREDFVMTAARCLGSQINVILGIHSVTASEWTQQRIPVLRPIPHPRYNQRNNRNDIMLLQLAYRVRQNEAVRLVALPQTEEMLDPGTQCTVAGWGLTGLNRRAVTLQEVQLTIQRDGECHSRFDFYTGQKQICVGDPREGKSTFLGDSGGPLVCNNVAQGIVSYGDRMGTPPAVFTRISSFLPWIRRTMRRFKEWRPE, from the exons ATGCAGCCGCTCCTGCTCCTGGTGGCCTTTCTCCTGGCCCCCAGGGTTTGGGCAG GGCAGATCATCGGAGGCCGAGAGGCCAGGCCCCATTCCCACCCCTACATGGCATATATTCAGACCCTGACACCAGCGGGTCTGACCATTTGTGGGGGGTTCCTGGTGCGAGAAGACTTTGTGATGACAGCAGCTCGCTGTTTGGGCAG ccaaataaatgtcaTCTTGGGGATCCACAGTGTCACCGCTTCTGAATGGACACAGCAGCGCATCCCTGTTCTCAGACCCATCCCCCATCCCAGATACAATCAGCGGAACAACCGGAACGACATCATGTTACTGCAG CTGgcatacagagtcagacagaatGAAGCCGTGAGGTTGGTAGCTCTGCCTCAGACAGAGGAAATGCTGGACCCTGGGACCCAGTGCACTGTGGCCGGCTGGGGCCTCACCGGACTGAACAGGAGAGCAGTCACACTCCAGGAGGTGCAGCTGACAATTCAGAGGGATGGAGAGTGTCACAGTCGCTTCGATTTCTACACTGGCCAAAAGCAGATCTGTGTGGGGGACCCAAGAGAGGGGAAGTCCACCTTCCTG GGGGACTCCGGGGGCCCCCTCGTGTGTAACAATGTGGCCCAGGGCATTGTCTCCTATGGAGACAGGATGGGGACCCCTCCAGCAGTCTTCACCAGAATTTCCAGCTTCCTGCCCTGGATAAGGAGAACAATGAGACGCTTCAAAGAGTGGAGACCAGAGTGA